The proteins below are encoded in one region of Patescibacteria group bacterium:
- a CDS encoding polyribonucleotide nucleotidyltransferase produces MKEQKFQIEIAGRPFKVEIKNLAEQANGNVLVRYGDTLVLATCVMSKYEREEISFFPLTVDYEEKYYAAGKIRGPRYIKRETRPSDEAICNSRLIDRAIRPRFPKDLRRAVQVIITVLSWDGQNDPDTLGLLATSLALSISDIPWSGPLATVRIGRVNGKFVLNPIYEEREKSKMDFVLAGGEDKEKFSINMLEGSFDEIEENLILEALEFSKKDLKRICDFQKEIIKEIGKEKILVEAPPKDLELEREIKEFLGENLKKALYQKVKQNRMEEANKLKEDLVYFIEGKYPRMGKVKYTQDFFEKEIEKIIHENIISSEKRSDGRRLDEIREIHCEVGLLPRTHGSGLFSRGQTKALSILTLGTPGDQQLLEGMEIVGKKRFMHHYNFPPYSVGEIKPIRGPARRDIGHGMLVEKALLPLIPSFDQFPYTMRVVSEILSSNGSTSMASVSSSSLALMDAGVPIKAPAAGIAIGLMIKRGLSATKALENKNYKILTDIQGPEDHHGDMDFKVAGTRKGITAIQMDVKIEGITKEILKEALGQGKKSRFQILDKMEKILAKPRSQLSPFAPRISTLQINPEKIREVIGPRGRVINEIIEETGVDIDIQPTGLIYITSEKEEAVKKAISWIKNITREIKIGEVFQGKVKRILDFGAFIEILPGQEGLVHISQLSPRRVEKVEDVVKIGDIVPVKVISIDQQGRINLSLKALKEVKVRPKKRY; encoded by the coding sequence ATGAAAGAACAAAAATTCCAAATAGAAATTGCCGGCCGACCCTTCAAGGTAGAGATTAAAAACCTAGCTGAACAAGCCAATGGCAATGTTTTAGTCCGCTACGGAGATACCTTAGTTTTAGCTACCTGCGTGATGTCAAAATACGAAAGAGAGGAAATTAGCTTTTTTCCTTTAACCGTGGATTATGAAGAGAAATATTATGCGGCCGGAAAGATTCGAGGACCTCGTTATATAAAAAGAGAAACCAGACCTTCAGATGAGGCAATTTGCAATTCAAGATTAATTGACCGAGCGATTAGGCCAAGATTTCCCAAAGATTTAAGACGGGCGGTTCAGGTAATTATCACTGTTCTTTCTTGGGATGGCCAAAACGACCCTGATACTTTGGGGCTTTTGGCTACTTCCTTAGCTCTTTCAATTTCTGATATTCCTTGGTCGGGCCCCCTGGCAACAGTCAGGATTGGTAGGGTAAATGGTAAATTTGTCTTGAATCCAATCTATGAGGAGAGAGAAAAAAGTAAGATGGATTTTGTCCTGGCTGGCGGAGAAGATAAAGAAAAGTTTTCAATTAATATGCTTGAGGGGAGTTTTGATGAGATAGAAGAAAATTTAATTTTGGAAGCTTTAGAATTTTCTAAAAAGGATCTAAAAAGAATTTGTGATTTTCAAAAAGAGATTATAAAGGAAATTGGCAAAGAAAAAATTCTCGTTGAAGCCCCTCCAAAAGATTTAGAACTAGAGAGAGAAATTAAAGAGTTTTTAGGAGAAAATTTAAAAAAAGCTCTTTATCAAAAAGTAAAACAGAATCGGATGGAAGAAGCAAATAAGTTAAAGGAAGATCTTGTTTACTTTATCGAGGGAAAATATCCTAGAATGGGAAAGGTAAAATACACTCAAGATTTTTTTGAAAAGGAAATTGAAAAAATAATCCATGAAAACATAATTTCTTCTGAGAAAAGGTCAGACGGTCGGAGGCTTGATGAGATACGAGAAATTCATTGTGAAGTAGGGCTCCTACCTAGAACTCACGGCTCCGGTCTTTTCTCTCGAGGTCAAACTAAAGCTTTATCTATTTTAACTTTGGGGACGCCAGGAGATCAGCAATTATTAGAAGGAATGGAAATTGTTGGCAAAAAAAGATTTATGCACCATTATAATTTCCCCCCTTACTCAGTTGGAGAAATTAAACCAATAAGAGGACCGGCCAGAAGGGATATTGGTCATGGCATGTTAGTGGAGAAGGCTCTTTTGCCTTTAATTCCCAGTTTTGATCAATTTCCTTATACAATGAGAGTGGTATCAGAAATTCTTTCCTCCAATGGCTCAACCTCTATGGCCTCAGTTTCTAGTTCTTCTCTGGCCCTAATGGACGCTGGGGTGCCAATAAAAGCCCCGGCTGCTGGAATCGCTATTGGACTAATGATAAAAAGAGGACTCTCCGCCACTAAAGCTCTGGAAAACAAGAATTATAAAATTTTAACTGATATTCAGGGTCCAGAGGACCATCACGGCGATATGGATTTCAAGGTTGCTGGTACCAGAAAAGGAATAACTGCTATTCAAATGGATGTAAAAATTGAAGGAATTACTAAAGAAATTTTAAAAGAGGCTTTAGGGCAAGGGAAAAAATCAAGATTTCAAATTTTAGACAAGATGGAAAAGATTTTAGCAAAGCCTCGGAGCCAACTCTCCCCTTTCGCCCCAAGAATCTCCACTTTACAAATTAATCCAGAGAAAATTAGAGAAGTAATAGGCCCAAGGGGAAGGGTAATTAATGAAATTATTGAAGAAACTGGGGTAGATATAGATATTCAGCCAACCGGCCTAATTTACATTACTTCAGAAAAAGAGGAGGCAGTAAAAAAAGCGATTTCTTGGATAAAAAATATTACTCGAGAAATTAAGATTGGAGAAGTTTTTCAGGGGAAAGTAAAAAGGATTTTAGATTTTGGCGCATTTATTGAAATCCTACCTGGCCAAGAAGGCCTAGTTCACATTTCCCAACTATCTCCCCGAAGAGTAGAGAAAGTTGAAGATGTTGTTAAAATTGGAGACATTGTGCCAGTAAAGGTTATTTCTATTGATCAACAAGGAAGAATAAATTTATCATTGAAAGCCCTGAAGGAAGTTAAGGTTCGACCTAAAAAAAGATACTAG
- the rpsO gene encoding 30S ribosomal protein S15 has product MMLTPEEKTKLIKKYKLHETDTGSPEIQVILLTEEIKRLLLHLKKHSKDFHSKRGLLKMVAKRRKLLKYLKEENEKRYNTLIKKIGLKK; this is encoded by the coding sequence ATTATGCTAACCCCTGAAGAAAAAACAAAATTAATCAAAAAATATAAACTTCACGAAACTGACACTGGCTCTCCAGAGATCCAGGTTATTTTACTTACTGAAGAAATTAAAAGACTTTTACTACATCTAAAAAAACATTCCAAAGATTTTCATTCAAAGAGAGGATTATTAAAAATGGTGGCCAAGAGAAGAAAATTGTTAAAGTATTTAAAAGAGGAAAACGAGAAAAGATATAATACTTTGATTAAAAAAATAGGATTAAAAAAATGA
- a CDS encoding YebC/PmpR family DNA-binding transcriptional regulator, translating to MSGHSHWKKVKYRKAITDVKKSKIFSKLSRAISVAAREKDPDPETNPKLKLAIEMARSFNLPKENIERAIKKGAGKLEKIKLEEIMFEAYGPGGIAIIIEGITDNKNRALTEIKQILNQNSGKLADPGSVRWLFERKGVITISVSQPSVINREDLELKVIEAGAEDIYWHNAAREDEPPAEGEVRQGRRQGRDILDVYTKIEDLEKVKKNLETQEIKVTSCSLDWVAKNFVQVEEKNRESAKRLFETLDESEVVQEIYSNLKI from the coding sequence ATGTCCGGGCACAGTCATTGGAAAAAGGTGAAATATAGGAAAGCTATCACTGATGTAAAAAAAAGTAAGATTTTCTCGAAGCTCTCTCGAGCAATTTCGGTTGCAGCTCGAGAGAAAGACCCCGATCCAGAAACAAATCCTAAATTAAAATTAGCCATAGAAATGGCTCGTTCTTTTAATTTGCCGAAAGAAAATATTGAAAGGGCTATTAAAAAGGGAGCTGGAAAATTAGAAAAAATTAAATTAGAAGAAATAATGTTTGAGGCCTATGGCCCAGGAGGAATTGCTATTATTATCGAGGGGATTACTGATAATAAAAATCGAGCCTTAACCGAAATTAAGCAAATTCTAAATCAAAATAGTGGGAAACTTGCTGATCCAGGATCAGTAAGATGGCTTTTTGAAAGAAAAGGGGTGATAACAATTTCTGTGTCCCAACCTTCGGTTATTAACCGAGAAGATTTAGAATTAAAGGTAATTGAGGCAGGAGCTGAAGATATTTATTGGCATAATGCCGCCCGCGAGGACGAGCCTCCCGCCGAAGGCGAGGTTCGCCAAGGGCGACGCCAAGGGCGGGATATCTTGGATGTCTATACAAAAATTGAAGACTTAGAAAAGGTTAAAAAAAACTTGGAAACCCAGGAGATTAAAGTTACATCCTGCTCATTAGATTGGGTGGCTAAGAATTTTGTCCAAGTCGAGGAGAAAAACAGGGAATCGGCTAAAAGACTTTTTGAAACCTTAGATGAATCAGAAGTAGTCCAGGAAATCTATTCAAATCTTAAGATCTGA
- a CDS encoding TrbC/VirB2 family protein gives MNKKFVLGLIVVIGLFFPLAKVMGACGCNCGEIKDFEGNVIGCDGHFAQPSGSDWGSCTINPAEPGIGMSTGTDCSHGDSICSTGGCPDGSNDDPCRTNHSYWSFIGGPLGCKCRTVDGIWDGEDVNDEEACIRCNGGVTENFKMADTSGTYGSTNPGDGECEELCGADSQCDEAKYDEGIIVAGGHCDYCVFTAGAPEESHVPSGLIGGLVPCGRYTNDPGTAIDESAPCTLCHLFVLFKRVVDFVTVNIIFPLAVLMFVIGGAMLLIAGGDPGKIGLGRKILKATVIGLVIILAAWLIVNTIILLLFTDDPLNPYFFFRAWHTIICPVT, from the coding sequence ATGAATAAAAAATTTGTTTTAGGATTAATTGTAGTTATTGGTCTATTTTTTCCTTTAGCTAAAGTAATGGGGGCTTGTGGATGTAATTGTGGAGAAATAAAAGATTTTGAGGGTAATGTGATAGGTTGCGACGGACATTTTGCTCAACCATCAGGGTCTGACTGGGGTAGCTGTACAATAAACCCGGCAGAGCCTGGAATTGGAATGTCAACAGGAACTGATTGTTCACATGGCGATAGCATCTGTAGTACCGGCGGGTGTCCTGATGGCTCAAATGATGACCCGTGTCGTACTAATCATTCTTATTGGTCTTTTATAGGAGGACCATTAGGTTGTAAGTGTAGGACAGTAGACGGTATTTGGGATGGGGAAGATGTCAATGATGAAGAAGCTTGTATCAGATGTAATGGCGGAGTAACAGAAAATTTCAAAATGGCAGACACAAGTGGAACTTATGGCTCAACAAATCCCGGAGACGGTGAGTGTGAAGAACTCTGTGGCGCTGATTCACAATGTGATGAAGCAAAATATGATGAGGGGATTATAGTTGCCGGTGGACATTGTGATTATTGTGTTTTTACCGCTGGTGCGCCTGAAGAATCTCATGTCCCTTCAGGACTAATAGGGGGACTGGTCCCCTGTGGAAGATATACAAATGATCCAGGCACAGCCATTGATGAATCTGCTCCCTGTACTCTCTGCCACCTTTTTGTTTTATTCAAAAGAGTTGTTGATTTTGTTACTGTCAATATAATCTTTCCTTTAGCAGTTTTAATGTTTGTAATTGGAGGAGCAATGCTTTTGATTGCTGGCGGAGATCCAGGAAAGATTGGTCTGGGAAGAAAGATTTTAAAAGCAACTGTAATTGGCCTTGTTATTATCTTGGCTGCCTGGTTGATAGTTAATACAATAATTCTCCTCCTGTTCACAGACGACCCTCTTAACCCTTATTTTTTCTTCCGAGCCTGGCATACCATTATCTGCCCGGTGACATAA
- a CDS encoding NYN domain-containing protein, with the protein MMKIKSKEQRVAVLIDVQNMYHSAKNLYGARVDFSEVLKEAVAGRKLIRAVAYVIRTESEEEEAFFKALSRIGIEVKMKNLQIFPGGLKKGDWDVGITVDAIKFSNFLDTVILVTGDGDFVPLVEYIKNAKAARVEIVAFERSASGKLKEVADDFIDLEKAPQKYLIKK; encoded by the coding sequence ATGATGAAAATTAAATCAAAAGAACAAAGAGTGGCAGTCCTGATTGATGTTCAAAACATGTATCATTCGGCCAAAAATCTTTATGGAGCAAGAGTTGATTTCTCAGAAGTTTTAAAGGAAGCTGTTGCCGGAAGAAAGTTAATTAGAGCAGTTGCCTATGTTATCCGCACTGAAAGCGAGGAAGAGGAAGCATTTTTTAAAGCTCTAAGCCGGATTGGGATTGAGGTAAAAATGAAAAACCTCCAAATTTTTCCCGGTGGCCTTAAAAAGGGCGACTGGGATGTGGGAATAACTGTTGATGCCATAAAGTTTAGTAATTTTTTAGACACCGTTATTTTAGTAACCGGGGATGGTGACTTTGTCCCCCTGGTAGAATATATTAAAAATGCCAAAGCAGCCCGGGTGGAAATTGTGGCCTTTGAAAGATCAGCCTCAGGAAAATTAAAAGAAGTCGCGGATGATTTTATTGATTTAGAAAAAGCTCCTCAAAAATATCTAATTAAAAAATGA